A DNA window from Arachis duranensis cultivar V14167 chromosome 3, aradu.V14167.gnm2.J7QH, whole genome shotgun sequence contains the following coding sequences:
- the LOC107479442 gene encoding uncharacterized protein LOC107479442, translating into MSSSLSQSSFYIKRMNLTAVKDADEVMERHVEDSLAILLPLRDCYRTRYGDTPSHEKLSLVDIGTGAGLPRVVLAIACPEWEVTLIESMNKRCVFLEHVVGIIGSSNIQIVRGRTEVTHTLPYYCIMKLFFLKF; encoded by the exons ATGTCCTCATCGTTGTCGCAATCAAGCTTCTACATCAAA CGCATGAATCTCACCGCAGTCAAAGACGCCGACGAAGTCATGGAGAGGCACGTCGAGGACTCGCTCGCGATCCTCCTTCCTCTTAGGGATTGCTACCGCACGCGCTACGGCGACACTCCGTCACATGAGAAGCTTAGCCTCGTAGACATTGGAACAGGTGCTGGTCTTCCCAGAGTTGTTTTGGCCATAGCTTGTCCAG AATGGGAAGTTACGCTGATAGAGTCCATGAACAAGAGATGCGTATTTTTGGAGCATGTTGTTGGAATCATCGGTTCATCAAATATCCAGATAGTAAGAGGAAGAACAGAGGTAACACACACGCTTCCATATTATTGTATTATGAAACTattctttttgaaattttaa